Proteins encoded together in one Variovorax paradoxus window:
- a CDS encoding sugar transferase, with the protein MTNFRPEELTAPMSEEMHTEFSDSAWEGIRHSAMLRAGKRAVDIAASLFFFTAFGWLYVLLAIGVFLTSGAPVLYSQPRYGRGGRVFKFYKFRSMLPNSAQILEEHLKNDPVARQQWDDYQKLENDPRITRFGKFIRKTSLDELPQFWNVLVGDMSLVGPRPCMLDQKGLYGADWSFYCAVRPGITGLWQVSGRNQLSYKKRVALDVSYVETLSVGRDISIFIRTIWVVAVGHGSR; encoded by the coding sequence ATGACAAACTTTCGGCCAGAGGAATTGACCGCTCCCATGAGCGAGGAAATGCATACCGAATTTTCAGATTCGGCATGGGAAGGAATTCGTCATTCGGCCATGTTGCGGGCAGGTAAAAGGGCGGTCGATATCGCGGCTTCGCTTTTCTTTTTTACCGCCTTCGGCTGGCTTTATGTCTTGCTTGCCATCGGCGTTTTTCTCACTTCCGGAGCGCCGGTCCTGTATTCGCAGCCGCGGTACGGCCGGGGTGGGCGCGTGTTCAAGTTCTACAAGTTCCGCTCCATGCTCCCCAACTCCGCCCAGATCCTGGAAGAGCACCTGAAGAACGATCCCGTGGCGCGCCAGCAATGGGACGACTACCAGAAGCTCGAAAACGATCCGCGCATCACCCGTTTCGGCAAGTTCATCCGCAAGACCAGCCTGGACGAATTGCCGCAGTTCTGGAACGTGCTCGTGGGAGACATGAGCCTGGTCGGCCCCCGGCCCTGCATGCTCGATCAAAAGGGGCTGTACGGCGCCGACTGGTCGTTCTATTGCGCGGTGCGGCCCGGCATTACGGGGCTATGGCAAGTCAGCGGACGCAATCAGCTGAGCTACAAAAAACGCGTGGCGCTGGATGTGAGCTATGTCGAGACGCTTTCCGTGGGAAGGGATATCTCCATCTTCATCCGCACCATCTGGGTGGTTGCAGTAGGCCACGGGTCGAGATGA
- a CDS encoding phosphatase PAP2 family protein produces MNSFWLMVTGLGDSGFLLPAALWIAIWLAVDRSTRPAAVHWALLFGGCGFAVMLSKLAFLGWGIGCARFDFTGFSGHTALATSVWTVVFWLAALRFAPFLRIAAAIAGWAWGVAVGVSRLALEVHSTAEVVTGVALGTVVSASFLWLQRDRLAIVSLRTPLWLAAGVVVPLLFFVIVGRPAPTQYALESLAAWMAGIERPYRRSDLLHNRAPARAPGWNSQVLTKEQTF; encoded by the coding sequence ATGAATAGTTTCTGGTTAATGGTCACCGGGCTGGGTGACAGCGGCTTTCTATTGCCCGCTGCATTGTGGATCGCAATTTGGTTGGCGGTCGACCGCAGCACGCGTCCGGCAGCAGTGCATTGGGCGCTCCTCTTCGGGGGATGCGGCTTTGCGGTGATGCTGTCCAAACTGGCTTTTCTCGGCTGGGGAATAGGCTGCGCCCGTTTCGATTTCACCGGTTTCAGCGGACACACCGCATTGGCAACGAGCGTTTGGACCGTTGTCTTCTGGCTTGCGGCACTGCGATTTGCACCATTCCTGCGCATTGCGGCGGCCATTGCGGGATGGGCATGGGGCGTTGCTGTCGGCGTGTCGCGGCTGGCGCTTGAAGTGCATTCAACGGCAGAAGTGGTGACAGGCGTTGCGCTCGGTACCGTGGTGAGCGCAAGCTTTCTCTGGCTGCAGCGCGACAGGCTGGCTATCGTCTCTCTGCGAACGCCTCTCTGGCTCGCTGCGGGTGTCGTGGTGCCGTTGTTGTTTTTCGTCATCGTGGGGCGGCCCGCACCCACTCAGTACGCGCTGGAATCCCTTGCCGCCTGGATGGCGGGCATCGAGCGCCCGTACAGGCGCAGCGATCTTCTGCACAACCGCGCGCCAGCCCGTGCGCCCGGCTGGAATTCACAGGTGCTTACAAAAGAGCAAACCTTTTAG
- a CDS encoding low molecular weight protein-tyrosine-phosphatase, translating into MKSILTVCIGNICRSPMAEGILSAGLPHLRVVSAGTGALVGKPADATAQMLMHQRGIDISAHVAQQVSQLLCRQADLILVMDMEQRRYLESAYPFVRGKVFRIAEAAKQDVPDPYRKDEAAFEHALALIDVGARTWIDRILKITKPEQQPT; encoded by the coding sequence ATGAAATCCATCCTGACAGTCTGCATCGGCAACATCTGCCGCAGCCCGATGGCGGAGGGCATCCTCTCCGCCGGCTTGCCGCATCTTCGCGTGGTGTCGGCGGGTACGGGCGCGCTCGTCGGCAAGCCGGCCGACGCCACGGCGCAAATGCTCATGCACCAGCGCGGCATCGACATTTCGGCCCATGTGGCGCAACAGGTGAGCCAACTGCTGTGCCGGCAGGCCGACCTGATCCTGGTAATGGACATGGAGCAGCGCCGCTATCTCGAATCGGCCTACCCCTTTGTGCGTGGCAAGGTCTTTCGCATTGCCGAAGCCGCCAAGCAGGACGTGCCCGATCCCTACCGGAAAGACGAGGCGGCTTTCGAGCATGCACTGGCCCTCATCGACGTGGGCGCCAGGACCTGGATCGATCGCATTCTGAAAATTACAAAACCCGAGCAGCAACCGACATGA
- the mscL gene encoding large conductance mechanosensitive channel protein MscL — translation MSILSEFKEFAVKGNVVDLAVGVIIGAAFGKIVDSLVGDIIMPVVGLVFGKLDFSNLYLVLGSVPSGVANNLADLKKAGVPVLAYGNFITIAVNFIILAFIIFMMVKQINKLRKVHAEAPAAPVAPPEDIALLREIRDSLKNRP, via the coding sequence ATGAGCATCCTCAGTGAATTCAAGGAATTTGCCGTCAAGGGCAATGTCGTCGATCTCGCGGTGGGCGTGATCATCGGCGCGGCGTTCGGGAAGATCGTCGACTCGCTTGTGGGCGACATCATCATGCCGGTCGTCGGGCTGGTGTTCGGCAAGCTCGATTTCTCCAATCTGTACCTGGTGCTGGGTTCAGTCCCTTCGGGCGTGGCGAACAATCTGGCCGACCTGAAGAAGGCTGGCGTGCCGGTGCTGGCCTATGGCAACTTCATCACCATTGCGGTCAACTTCATCATCCTTGCCTTCATCATCTTCATGATGGTCAAGCAGATCAACAAGCTGCGCAAGGTTCATGCCGAGGCACCCGCTGCCCCGGTGGCGCCACCCGAAGACATTGCATTGCTGCGCGAGATCCGGGACAGCCTGAAGAACCGTCCTTAA
- a CDS encoding polysaccharide biosynthesis/export family protein, which produces MGINLTRYVHPSVWGFALIGALLLQGCAPGFSSVSAYEADQSLPPEFQYLPADGAPDGVITSISPALIRAMAEAQPTTVPSEVKALFGEAPVYTIGPGDVVGVIVYDHPELLPNAGAVITQQADPTGISVAPGFIVGADGQITFPYIGRVKLQGLTEIEASDLIAKRIAVYIKDPQVTVRIQSFRSRRAFVEGEVRTPGLQIFTDVPMTLAEAISRAGGITANGDRSFVTLQRGGKSTLINLTNLQDVGADASQIPLRNGDVIQVRNRDESKVFVMGEISRPSALLMHNGRLSLNEALGEAGGPNLASANTGQVYVIRNNARGLPAIFHLNAKNPAALALAERFPLQPRDVVYIDSVPLVTWNRLASLILPAAQVINAGDEVWSRHR; this is translated from the coding sequence ATGGGGATCAATTTGACACGCTACGTGCACCCGTCAGTGTGGGGTTTTGCCCTAATCGGCGCGTTATTGCTGCAGGGCTGCGCACCCGGCTTCAGTTCCGTGTCTGCCTACGAGGCCGACCAGAGCCTGCCGCCGGAATTCCAGTACCTGCCGGCCGACGGCGCACCAGACGGGGTAATTACCTCGATTTCGCCTGCTCTCATCCGAGCGATGGCCGAAGCGCAGCCCACGACCGTGCCATCCGAGGTGAAGGCGCTTTTCGGCGAAGCTCCCGTCTACACGATTGGACCTGGCGACGTGGTGGGCGTGATCGTCTATGACCACCCGGAGCTGCTGCCCAATGCGGGCGCGGTGATCACGCAGCAGGCCGACCCCACGGGCATCAGCGTGGCACCCGGCTTCATCGTCGGTGCCGACGGGCAGATCACCTTTCCCTACATCGGCCGCGTCAAGCTTCAGGGGCTGACTGAAATCGAGGCGTCCGATCTCATTGCGAAGCGCATCGCGGTCTACATCAAGGATCCGCAGGTGACCGTGCGCATCCAGTCCTTCAGAAGCCGCCGCGCCTTTGTCGAAGGCGAGGTGCGAACCCCCGGGCTGCAGATATTTACCGACGTGCCGATGACGCTGGCCGAAGCCATCAGCCGCGCCGGCGGTATCACTGCGAACGGCGACCGTTCGTTCGTCACGCTGCAGCGCGGCGGCAAATCGACGCTCATCAACCTGACCAACCTCCAGGATGTGGGCGCTGACGCGAGCCAGATTCCGCTGCGCAACGGCGACGTAATCCAGGTGCGGAACCGCGACGAGAGCAAGGTGTTCGTCATGGGCGAAATCTCGCGCCCCTCGGCCTTGCTCATGCACAACGGACGCCTCAGCCTGAACGAAGCGCTTGGCGAGGCGGGCGGGCCCAACCTGGCGTCGGCCAACACCGGGCAGGTCTACGTCATTCGCAACAACGCCAGGGGCTTGCCGGCAATCTTCCACCTGAACGCGAAGAACCCGGCCGCCCTGGCGCTGGCCGAGCGCTTTCCGCTGCAGCCGCGCGACGTGGTCTACATCGATTCCGTGCCGCTCGTGACCTGGAACCGCCTGGCCAGCCTGATCCTGCCGGCGGCGCAAGTCATCAATGCCGGCGACGAGGTCTGGAGCCGCCACAGATGA
- a CDS encoding polysaccharide biosynthesis tyrosine autokinase, translated as MNAPQQAALPMPALEEEGEGINLVEYLDILADNRWLIAIVAAAALFLGFAYAFFGKPMYEANVAVQVEDSGNSAGSFLGDAASSLLSVKTPAAGEIEIIKSRAILAQAVENTKLYISAQPRYAPVVGSWLSRRATELSNPGFMGLSGYVTGTEKIVVPQFDVPADLEEQQFSLTVQADNRYELAHPGIETPLKGTVGTPLAASLPGGSLRLLVSSINAKPGAQFQLVRFSKQLTLLSLQDGLKVVEKGKQSGVIDVSWKHPSPEKLTQLLNEIGRLYVRQNIERKAAEAEKTLGFLDTALPQFKKQLEQSEDLYNRYRNENGTVSLDDEAKNALTQTVDLQSKLLEAQQKRRELSARFTDKHPSIQTLDTQISAWKGEIASVDSRIRKMPLLQQNTVQMQRDIKVNTDLYVSLLNSSLQMRLAKEGKVGNVRLLDDAIVPEEPVWPKRPLILALALLVGLMAGVAAAIARNSFFGGIRNPSEIEMHTGLNVYSSIPLSGAQRMIDKSIENKAPGLHILALQHSEDPAVESLRSLRTALQFAMLEAPNNRLLISGATPGVGKTFVSVNFAAITAASGKKVLLVDADLRKGRVNQFFSMPRSSGLSELIAGTLSLEKAIRPSVLPNLDVITTGVLPPNPAELLLSDSFSQLLEKLSPSYDLVIIDTAPVLVAADTSSVAPLAGSLLLVARAEKTQLGELNESVRRLAHAGCAANGVILNAMDLSRRHAGSSSYKYGGYRYIHYKYKNNRDTT; from the coding sequence ATGAACGCACCCCAGCAAGCCGCCCTGCCGATGCCAGCGCTGGAAGAAGAGGGCGAAGGAATCAATCTGGTCGAATACCTGGACATCCTCGCCGACAACCGCTGGCTCATTGCCATCGTTGCCGCGGCCGCCTTGTTCCTGGGCTTTGCCTATGCCTTCTTCGGCAAGCCCATGTACGAGGCCAACGTGGCGGTGCAGGTGGAAGACTCCGGCAATTCGGCGGGCAGCTTCCTGGGCGATGCCGCCTCTTCGCTGCTGAGCGTGAAGACCCCCGCCGCGGGCGAGATCGAAATCATCAAGTCGCGCGCCATCCTGGCGCAGGCGGTTGAAAACACCAAGCTCTACATCAGCGCGCAGCCCCGCTATGCCCCCGTGGTGGGCAGTTGGCTTTCGCGGCGCGCAACCGAGCTTTCGAACCCGGGCTTCATGGGGCTCTCGGGCTACGTGACCGGAACCGAGAAGATCGTCGTCCCCCAGTTCGATGTGCCGGCCGATCTCGAAGAGCAACAGTTTTCTCTGACTGTGCAAGCCGACAACCGCTATGAACTGGCTCATCCCGGCATCGAAACCCCGCTCAAGGGCACGGTGGGAACCCCGCTGGCCGCCAGTCTTCCGGGCGGCAGCTTGCGGCTCCTGGTCAGCTCCATCAACGCCAAACCCGGCGCGCAGTTCCAGCTGGTCAGGTTTTCGAAGCAACTGACGCTGCTGTCGTTGCAGGACGGGCTCAAGGTTGTCGAGAAGGGCAAGCAGTCGGGCGTGATCGACGTCAGCTGGAAGCACCCGAGTCCTGAAAAGCTGACCCAGCTCCTCAATGAAATCGGCCGCCTCTATGTTCGCCAGAATATCGAGCGCAAGGCTGCCGAGGCTGAAAAGACCTTGGGCTTTCTCGACACCGCGCTGCCGCAGTTCAAGAAGCAGCTCGAGCAATCGGAAGATCTCTACAACCGCTACCGGAACGAGAACGGCACCGTCAGCCTCGACGACGAGGCGAAAAACGCCCTGACGCAGACGGTCGACCTTCAATCGAAACTGCTCGAAGCGCAGCAGAAGCGGCGCGAGCTCTCCGCGCGCTTCACGGACAAGCATCCGAGCATCCAGACACTGGACACGCAAATCTCGGCGTGGAAGGGCGAAATCGCCTCGGTCGATTCGCGCATCCGCAAGATGCCGCTGCTGCAGCAGAACACCGTGCAGATGCAGCGCGACATCAAGGTCAACACCGACCTCTACGTATCGCTCCTCAACAGCTCGCTGCAGATGCGGCTGGCCAAGGAAGGCAAAGTCGGCAACGTGCGCCTGCTGGACGACGCCATCGTTCCTGAAGAGCCAGTCTGGCCCAAGCGGCCGCTGATCCTCGCGCTGGCGTTGCTCGTGGGCCTGATGGCCGGCGTGGCCGCCGCGATTGCCAGGAACTCGTTCTTCGGCGGCATTCGCAACCCGAGCGAAATCGAAATGCACACCGGGCTCAATGTCTACAGCAGCATCCCGCTGAGCGGCGCCCAGCGGATGATCGACAAGAGCATCGAGAACAAGGCACCCGGCCTACATATCCTGGCCCTGCAGCATTCGGAAGATCCCGCGGTGGAGAGCCTGCGCAGCCTGCGAACCGCGCTGCAGTTCGCCATGCTGGAGGCGCCCAACAACCGCCTGCTCATCTCGGGTGCCACGCCCGGGGTGGGGAAGACTTTTGTTTCCGTCAATTTCGCGGCAATTACCGCTGCGTCCGGCAAGAAGGTGCTGCTGGTCGATGCCGATTTGCGCAAGGGCCGGGTTAATCAATTCTTCTCAATGCCGCGATCTTCCGGTTTATCCGAATTGATTGCCGGCACATTGAGCCTTGAAAAAGCCATTCGCCCGTCGGTCCTGCCGAATCTCGACGTCATAACCACCGGGGTGCTCCCGCCGAACCCGGCCGAATTGCTCCTGAGCGACTCTTTTTCGCAACTTTTGGAAAAGCTTTCGCCGAGCTATGACTTGGTAATCATCGATACGGCGCCCGTGCTGGTGGCTGCCGATACCTCCTCGGTGGCGCCGCTTGCGGGCTCGCTGCTGCTTGTTGCCCGTGCGGAAAAAACCCAGCTGGGCGAATTGAACGAGAGCGTCAGAAGACTGGCGCATGCGGGCTGCGCCGCCAATGGTGTCATTTTGAATGCTATGGACTTATCGCGGCGCCACGCCGGTAGCAGCAGCTATAAATATGGCGGTTACCGTTACATACACTATAAATACAAAAACAACAGGGATACCACCTAG
- a CDS encoding glycosyltransferase → MKILHIAETLKGGLETYLRMVSGFQQNSPVISQAKFILPGPVEWLSSQDTHVVPTARSPLALASYAAEVRKIIRTERPSVLHLHSSIAGGVVRAMALLGQVPQETKIVYCSHGWAFDQIGPSYKKSIYRWAEWLLSYWTDAIICISDHELRIAEKFGIKRCRCIPNGITPAAIGQEQPAGAKEMSARQRQILFVGRLDRQKGIDLLLDAYARVRPRFKLTIVGGAVRNDLSLAHSSEIEFKGWLEKDDLDAAYRSCDAVIVPSRWEGFGFVAVEAMARSKPVFASAVGGLVDIIEDTKNGRLFPLDRLDEALREIDQIPNEDLVRMGQAGREIFEKKYTADRMNSAIVDLYKESVL, encoded by the coding sequence ATGAAAATATTGCACATTGCCGAGACCCTCAAGGGCGGGCTAGAAACCTATCTTCGAATGGTTTCGGGCTTTCAGCAAAACTCGCCCGTCATCAGCCAAGCGAAATTCATCTTGCCCGGACCGGTGGAGTGGCTCAGTTCGCAAGACACCCATGTGGTGCCCACGGCGCGCAGCCCTTTGGCGCTCGCAAGCTATGCCGCGGAGGTCAGGAAGATCATTCGGACGGAGCGGCCGTCGGTTCTGCATCTCCACAGTTCGATTGCCGGCGGGGTTGTTCGCGCCATGGCGCTGCTCGGCCAGGTGCCGCAAGAGACAAAAATCGTCTATTGCTCCCATGGCTGGGCATTCGACCAGATCGGTCCTTCGTACAAGAAGTCGATCTATCGCTGGGCCGAATGGCTGCTGTCGTACTGGACCGACGCGATCATCTGCATCAGCGACCATGAGCTGCGCATCGCCGAAAAATTCGGCATCAAGCGATGCAGGTGCATTCCGAACGGCATCACCCCCGCAGCGATCGGCCAGGAGCAACCGGCCGGCGCAAAGGAAATGTCGGCGCGGCAAAGGCAGATTCTGTTCGTAGGCCGGCTCGACCGGCAAAAAGGCATCGACTTGCTGCTCGATGCCTATGCCCGCGTGCGGCCGAGATTCAAGCTGACCATCGTCGGCGGCGCAGTACGAAACGATCTTTCCCTGGCTCATTCGAGCGAAATCGAGTTCAAGGGGTGGCTCGAGAAAGACGATCTCGATGCTGCATACAGGTCTTGCGACGCAGTGATCGTTCCGTCCAGATGGGAAGGCTTCGGCTTTGTGGCCGTGGAGGCAATGGCGCGGAGCAAACCGGTTTTCGCTTCCGCCGTGGGCGGTCTGGTCGACATCATCGAAGACACGAAAAACGGCCGGCTGTTCCCGCTCGATCGCCTGGATGAAGCGCTGCGCGAGATCGACCAGATCCCGAACGAAGACCTGGTGCGTATGGGGCAGGCCGGGCGCGAGATCTTCGAGAAGAAATACACCGCCGACCGCATGAACTCGGCCATCGTCGATCTCTACAAGGAGTCGGTGCTGTGA
- a CDS encoding lipopolysaccharide biosynthesis protein: MASFAGIRKRLGGPIYAVADQCIYSASQLLLSFALARALSPSDFGIASAFLAIVSFQYILHTAVVHEPLLIKRYYADRPAAWWSWALVAAVSVAGFLVWQFAGFPGPLSWAGVALIIGYEIFWISRSILLVGRRFAVLCISGVLISIGYVAVLIGLKPASWTQALLWVSIIQLPFSILIAAGLKNVIAPLPPPADAQTLTLKEASAYGWKASLSQFMSWIMTGGAILLLGSSADSAQGGLLKIYITFLLPMQYVLLALGYYILPKLAASWKSERRKDAFRLFIKFVVFGFVVAEIGGVLLGLLGPHLVVLAFGKNYGGMDFSPFFYAPAIFGLTMCLRTGFRAAGRPGALLWCSIFGALVFGACMLMAKPPISYIHTINAMTLGFACMAAAMMAWLFFIMRGPAAPQAR; encoded by the coding sequence ATGGCGTCGTTCGCGGGGATTCGAAAACGCCTTGGAGGTCCGATCTATGCAGTTGCTGACCAGTGCATCTATAGCGCGAGCCAGCTGCTGCTGAGCTTTGCGCTGGCGCGGGCGTTGTCGCCTTCGGACTTTGGCATTGCGTCGGCCTTTCTCGCAATCGTCAGCTTCCAATACATCCTGCATACGGCGGTGGTGCATGAACCGCTGCTGATCAAGCGCTACTACGCGGACCGCCCGGCAGCCTGGTGGAGTTGGGCGCTGGTTGCCGCAGTGTCGGTTGCGGGCTTCCTGGTGTGGCAGTTCGCGGGCTTTCCGGGGCCCCTGAGCTGGGCCGGCGTGGCTCTGATCATCGGCTACGAAATATTCTGGATCTCTCGCAGCATCCTGCTGGTCGGGCGCCGCTTCGCGGTGCTCTGCATATCGGGCGTCCTGATCAGCATCGGCTATGTGGCGGTCCTGATCGGCCTGAAGCCCGCTTCTTGGACGCAGGCGCTGCTCTGGGTTTCCATCATCCAGCTGCCGTTCTCGATCCTGATCGCTGCGGGCCTGAAGAATGTGATTGCGCCACTGCCGCCGCCGGCCGATGCGCAGACGCTGACCCTCAAGGAGGCGTCTGCCTATGGGTGGAAGGCGAGCCTGTCCCAGTTCATGAGCTGGATCATGACCGGGGGCGCCATCTTGCTCCTGGGCTCTTCGGCCGATTCCGCGCAGGGCGGGTTGCTGAAGATCTACATCACCTTCCTGCTGCCCATGCAGTACGTGCTGCTCGCGCTGGGCTACTACATCCTGCCCAAGCTGGCGGCCAGCTGGAAATCCGAGCGCCGGAAAGACGCGTTTCGCCTGTTCATCAAGTTCGTCGTCTTCGGATTCGTGGTGGCGGAAATCGGTGGGGTCTTGCTGGGCCTGCTGGGGCCTCACCTGGTGGTGCTGGCCTTCGGCAAGAACTACGGTGGGATGGATTTCTCGCCCTTTTTCTATGCGCCTGCAATCTTCGGCCTCACGATGTGCCTGCGGACCGGGTTCAGGGCCGCGGGCCGGCCGGGGGCTCTCTTGTGGTGCTCGATCTTCGGCGCGCTGGTGTTCGGGGCCTGCATGCTCATGGCCAAGCCGCCAATCTCCTACATCCACACCATCAACGCCATGACGCTGGGCTTTGCCTGCATGGCTGCGGCAATGATGGCCTGGCTGTTCTTCATCATGCGCGGGCCCGCCGCGCCGCAGGCTCGCTGA
- a CDS encoding polysaccharide pyruvyl transferase family protein → MKKILICAVPFSDNLGDGVIAASLAHIAAMKYPRANVEFLDIAGRVGFEEENLRGGGAFRVFAKLPSLLRSLIVFLYCLKGYFLVWRKNWKAAVGDADLIVIGGGQLFCDVALNFPAKLFLLSRLLRGKRVVVVSVGVTARWSFWGRFLVKRFISNARPVFYATRDKESANNLHAHFGIPRGSIRVVPDPALVCADAFSNELSPEKNWDIGICVSSLDALVMNSEYANANSTESARFFSTLAESLRAEGKRVLYFTNGASEDNKVLNEISAESSAPKSNFLVPRHPDELVSLISACSCIVAHRLHANIVAYSLNIPSIGMNWDKKVESFFELTKRKRYLFDLSPRVEKLEASVLGLLNEKTPDRQALDLLRGEVVTGIHALI, encoded by the coding sequence ATGAAAAAGATCCTGATTTGCGCGGTGCCTTTCAGCGACAACCTCGGAGATGGGGTGATCGCGGCGTCGCTGGCTCATATTGCAGCCATGAAGTACCCGCGGGCCAATGTCGAGTTTCTGGACATTGCCGGCCGAGTGGGCTTTGAAGAAGAAAACCTGCGGGGTGGGGGCGCTTTCCGTGTTTTTGCAAAGCTGCCATCGCTGCTTCGGTCGCTGATCGTTTTTCTCTACTGCCTCAAGGGCTACTTTCTCGTCTGGCGAAAGAACTGGAAAGCCGCGGTCGGCGATGCGGATCTCATCGTCATTGGCGGCGGCCAGCTCTTTTGCGACGTGGCGCTCAATTTTCCGGCCAAGCTTTTTCTGCTGAGCCGCTTGCTGCGCGGAAAGCGCGTGGTGGTGGTGTCGGTGGGGGTTACCGCACGATGGTCGTTTTGGGGCCGGTTCCTGGTCAAGCGGTTCATCAGCAATGCAAGGCCGGTTTTCTACGCCACGCGCGACAAGGAATCGGCAAACAACCTGCATGCGCATTTCGGAATTCCGAGGGGCAGCATCAGGGTCGTTCCCGACCCGGCGCTGGTTTGTGCCGATGCGTTTTCGAATGAACTCTCGCCAGAGAAGAACTGGGACATCGGCATCTGCGTGAGCAGCCTCGATGCGCTGGTCATGAACTCCGAATACGCGAACGCCAACTCGACGGAATCGGCCAGGTTCTTTTCGACGCTCGCCGAATCGTTGAGGGCCGAGGGAAAGCGGGTGCTGTATTTCACCAACGGGGCTTCTGAAGACAACAAGGTCCTGAACGAGATCTCTGCGGAATCCAGTGCGCCGAAATCCAATTTCCTGGTTCCCCGTCATCCCGATGAACTGGTCTCGCTGATCAGCGCCTGTTCATGCATCGTGGCTCACCGGCTGCATGCCAACATCGTGGCCTACAGCCTGAACATTCCTTCCATAGGCATGAATTGGGACAAGAAGGTCGAGTCGTTCTTCGAATTGACGAAGCGAAAGCGCTATCTCTTCGACCTGTCGCCCCGCGTGGAAAAGCTCGAAGCCTCGGTGCTGGGCCTGCTGAATGAAAAAACGCCGGACCGGCAAGCACTCGACCTGCTCAGAGGCGAAGTGGTTACCGGAATTCATGCCTTGATCTGA